A DNA window from Vigna unguiculata cultivar IT97K-499-35 chromosome 10, ASM411807v1, whole genome shotgun sequence contains the following coding sequences:
- the LOC114167270 gene encoding F-box protein PP2-A13-like, with protein MGGSFSSCVCDGDATPLRPRLGDLPESCVALMLMYLDPPDICKLARLNRAFRDASLADFIWESKLPLNYKFIVEKALKDACVEELGKRDIYARLCRPNLVDNGTKEIWLDKRTGGLCLAISSTALRITGIDDRRYWSRISTEESRFHTVAYLQQIWWLEVEGEVDFQFPPGTYSVFFRLQLGRSSKKLGRRVCKTDHIHGWDIKPVKFQLTTSDGQHAVSKTHLDNHGHWFLYHAGNFVSKNPNDLMKVKFSLAQIDCTHTKGGLCVDSVFICNSDVKPEV; from the exons ATGGGTGGTAGTTTTTCCTCGTGTGTCTGTGATGGAGATGCTACCCCCTTGAGGCCAAGGCTGGGGGATTTACCAGAGAGCTGTGTGGCATTGATGTTGATGTATTTGGACCCACCAGATATTTGCAAGCTTGCACGACTGAACAGGGCGTTTCGTGATGCTTCTTTAGCTGATTTCATTTGGGAATCGAAGTTACCTTTGAATTATAAGTTCATCGTGGAGAAAGCTTTGAAGGATGCTTGTGTAGAAGAATTGGGGAAGAGGGATATTTATGCTAGACTCTGCAGGCCTAATTTGGTAGACAATGGAACCAAG GAAATTTGGCTAGATAAGAGGACGGGTGGATTGTGTTTGGCGATTTCTTCCACAGCGTTGAGGATTACAGGGATAGATGATCGGAGATACTGGAGTCGCATTTCGACAGAAGAGTCAAG ATTCCATACAGTTGCTTATCTTCAACAAATTTGGTGGCTTGAAGTGGAAGGTGAAGTTGATTTTCAATTTCCACCTGGGACTTACAGTGTGTTCTTCAGACTCCAGCTCGGCCGATCTTCGAAGAAATTAGGTCGCCGAGTTTGTAAGACCGATCACATTCATGGCTGGGATATAAAACCTGTAAAATTTCAGCTAACAACTTCTGATGGTCAACACGCTGTATCCAAAACTCATTTGGATAACCATGGACACTGGTTTCTCTACCATGCAGGAAACTTTGTTTCTAAGAATCCTAATGATCTGATGAAGGTCAAATTTTCATTGGCTCAGATCGATTGTACGCATACAAAAGGTGGTTTGTGTGTAGATTCTGTTTTTATATGCAACAGTGATGTAAAACCAGAGGTGTAG